CCTGCCGCGCGGCGGCGGTGACTTCCAGTCCGATCCACCCGCCGCCGATGACGGCCAGCCGGGAGGCGGCGGGGAAGAGCTGCTTGAGCCGGTCGGAGTCCTCGATCCGGCGCAGGTAGTGGATTCCCGCCGCGTCCGGCAGCGTGCGCGGGCTGGCACCCGTGGCCAGCAGCAGCTTGTCGTAGCCGACAGCGGTCCCGTCGTCCAGGGTGACCTCGTGCTTGTCCCGGTCGATGGCGGTGGCCCGCACGCCCTGGCGCAGCTCGACCCGGTGCTCGGCGTACCAGGCGGCGTCGTGCACCTGGAAGCTCTCGGCCTCGGCGTTGCCCGCCAGATAGTCCTTGGACAGCGGCGGCCGCTCATAAGGCAGCTGCCGCTCGTCCCCGATCAGAATGATCTGCCCGTCGAAGCCCCTGTCGCGCAACGCTTCTGCCGCTTTGGCTCCAGCCAGTCCGGCACCGATGATCACATGGGTCGACGAGGTCACGGGCGAACTCCTTCGGTACGGGGACGACGAGGCAGGTATATCACTAGCAAAGTTTGGTCTTATTCGACGGGCCGGTCAAGATGCCCTGATCAGAGGTACCCAAACGATGCTGCGCCTACCCACGACGGCGTTAAACCGCTGCTCAGCGGTACCCGCCGCGGCTAGTACCCGCCGCCGTTGTAGCCGCTGCTCGGGGAGGGCGCGGAACCCGTGGTCGTGATCGCCGTACCGCTCGGCGAGACCATCCACCACAGGCCGCCGTTGACGTTGAGTCCTTGGCCGGTGGCCTGCCCCGCGGCATGGTCGCCGACGTAGGTGTACAGCGGATGCCCGTCGAAGCTTTCCTGCTTGCTGCCATCGGCTCGGGAGACGGTGCCGATGGTCCCGCCCGGCGCGGCACCGGTGAGCTGAGTGCCCGCCGGGACCGGCGGCCAGTAGCGGGCGCAGCTGCCGGTGCAGACGGACTGGCCGTCATGGTCCGGGGCGAACAGGTAGAGCGTGTTGCCTTTGCTGTCGGTGAGATGGGTCTGACCGGCCGGAGCCGACGGCGGCGCGGCGGTCCCGCCGCCGCTCCCGCCGCCGCAAGCGGCGGTCACCGCTGCCAGTGCCGCGACCGCGGCAGCCAGACCCAAAGACCTCGCCGGAAACTTGACGATCATCCCAGCCTCCAACCGTGCGTGGGCGGTGTCTTGCCCTCGACACGTAGCCGGCGGCGAGCCGGTTCATCGCGGATCGGTCCGGCTCGCGAGAGGACGTCCGGTACGGCAGCCAGCCTCGCTTGAGCGCAGGTCTCGCCGGGTGCTGTCGTGATGCCTGGGCAGCCGGCGGCCAGTGTGCCGATCTGTCCGTGAAGGGCCCCTTGCGGTACTCGAAGTCCCTGAAGGGGCCCCTGACGGCCGTCGCCCGACCCGGCGCGCTCGGTGTCCCGGTCAGACCGTGCTCGCGGCGCGTGACCACTCGGCGGCCAGGTGTGCGGCGTGCACCGCGCGGCTCCGGTCGACCCCGGCGCGAGCGACCAGCCGGAGCCGCGAGACGCCGTCCGGCACGCTCGGCGGGCGGAAGCAGCCGACCAGAATGTCCTGTTCGGACAGTCGGTTCGCGGCGGCAACCGCTTGCTCGGGGGAGTCGGCCGGAATCGACTGCACGGCTCCGGGCGCGACCGGAACGCCCGCCGCCTCGGCGATCGCGGCCGCGAGCCGGTGGACTTCCGCGACGCGATCCGGTTCCGCGGTCACGATCCGGCAGGCTTCCGCGGCGCTCGCCGCGGCGGCCGGGGCGAGGCCGGTGTCGAAGATGAACGTCCGCGCGGTGTTGACGAGATGTTCCCGCAGCAGCGGGGATCCCAGCACGGCACCGCCTTGCGAACCGAGCGATTTGGACAAGGTGGCCGTCACCGCGACGTGCGGTGCGGCAGCTAGCCCGGCCGCGTGCACCGCGCCCCGGCCGTTGCCCGCTACGCCGATCCCGTGCGCCTCGTCGACTACCAGGAACGCGTCGTGCTTGGCGCACAGATCCGCGGTGCGGCGGAGATCCGGGGCGTCGCCGAGCACTGAGTAGATCGACTCGACCACCACGATCGCCCGCTCCTGCGTCCGGTCGCGCAGCAGCCGGGCCAAGGCATCGAGATCACTGTGCGCGCAGATCGCGACGGGGGACCGCGACAGCCTGGCTCCGTCGATCAGCGACGCGTGGATGTGCGCGTCGGTGATCAGCAGCGTGTCCGGCGAACCGAGCGCGGTGACGACGCCGATGTTTGCCGTGTAGCCACTCGAAAAGACCAGTGCGGCCGGCTGCCCGGTGAGCTCGGACAGCGCGTGCTCCAGCTCGGTGTGGCACGGGGTGGTGCCGGTGACGACTCGCGACGCGCCAGCACCGGCGCCGTACCGCTCGACGGCTCGCGCCGCGGCCGCGCGCAGCCTCGGATCGGAGCTGAGACTCAGGTAGTCGTTCGACGCCAGATCCAAAGTAGACGGTCCGGGGTGGCGCCGGTCGTCGGTCCGGCGGACCAATCCGGCGGCTCGCCGGTCGCGTTCGGCGGCGGTGAGCCAGTCGTGCATGGACACCATCGCGGTCACGCGTTGGGGGCGACCGCGGTGCCCGCGCCGCGTTCCCGCAGGGCCGGGGTGGCCGCAGCGTCCGCCGGAGACTGGTTCTCGGCCGCGCCGAGCACCTCGAACCCGCCGTCGGCGATCATGTCCAGATCGGCCTTGGCGGCCTGGCCCTCGCTGGTCAGGTAGTCGCCGAGGAACAGGCTGTTCACGACGTGCAGGGCGAGCGGCTGCAGCGAGCGCAGGTGCATCTCGCGGCCGCCGGCCATCCGGACTTCCTTGTCCGGGCAGGCGAACCGGGCCAGCGCGAGGATCTTCAGCGCGCGCGGCGGGCTCAGTTCCCAGGTGCCGGCCAGCGGGGTGCCCTCGAACGGCATCAGGAAGTTGACCGGGATCGAATCGCTGCCCAGTTCGCGCAGCGCGAAGATCGCGTCGATCAGCTCGTCGTCGGACTCGCCCATGCCGACGATCAGGCCGGAGCACGCGGAAAGCCCGGCGGCCTTGGCCTTTTCGACGGTGTCGACGCGGTCGTCGTAGCCGTGCGTCGTGCAGATCTCTTCGTAGCGCGACTCGCTCGTGTTCAGGTTGTGGTTGTAGGCGTCGACGCCCGCGTCGCGCAGCCGCTCCGCCTGCCCGTCCTTGAGCAGCCCGAGGCATGCGCACACCTCGACTCCGGCGTGCGCGGACTTCACCGCTTCGACGGCCTGCGCGACCCGGTCGACGTCCCGGTCGCTCGGTCCGCGTCCGCTCGCGACCAGGCACACCCGGGACGCGCCGCCCTGCACGCCTGCGCTGGCCTGCCGCGCGGTTTCCTCGGCGGAAAGCCACGAGTACTTGAGGATCTGCGCCGACGAGCCGAGCCGCTGCGAGCAGTAGCCGCAGTCCTCGGGGCACAGGCCAGACTTGAGGTTGACCAGGTAGTTCACCTTGACCCGGTTGCCGAAGTGCGCGCGCCGCAACCGGCTGGCCGCCGCGACCAGGCCGAGCACGTCCTCGTCCGGCGCGCTCAGGATGGCGCGGGCGTCTTCGCGGTCCAGTACGCCGCCGGCCAGCTGCCGGGAGGCC
This sequence is a window from Amycolatopsis benzoatilytica AK 16/65. Protein-coding genes within it:
- the bioB gene encoding biotin synthase BioB encodes the protein MFKNFDDLASRQLAGGVLDREDARAILSAPDEDVLGLVAAASRLRRAHFGNRVKVNYLVNLKSGLCPEDCGYCSQRLGSSAQILKYSWLSAEETARQASAGVQGGASRVCLVASGRGPSDRDVDRVAQAVEAVKSAHAGVEVCACLGLLKDGQAERLRDAGVDAYNHNLNTSESRYEEICTTHGYDDRVDTVEKAKAAGLSACSGLIVGMGESDDELIDAIFALRELGSDSIPVNFLMPFEGTPLAGTWELSPPRALKILALARFACPDKEVRMAGGREMHLRSLQPLALHVVNSLFLGDYLTSEGQAAKADLDMIADGGFEVLGAAENQSPADAAATPALRERGAGTAVAPNA
- a CDS encoding COG4315 family predicted lipoprotein — translated: MIVKFPARSLGLAAAVAALAAVTAACGGGSGGGTAAPPSAPAGQTHLTDSKGNTLYLFAPDHDGQSVCTGSCARYWPPVPAGTQLTGAAPGGTIGTVSRADGSKQESFDGHPLYTYVGDHAAGQATGQGLNVNGGLWWMVSPSGTAITTTGSAPSPSSGYNGGGY
- a CDS encoding 8-amino-7-oxononanoate synthase, translating into MVSMHDWLTAAERDRRAAGLVRRTDDRRHPGPSTLDLASNDYLSLSSDPRLRAAAARAVERYGAGAGASRVVTGTTPCHTELEHALSELTGQPAALVFSSGYTANIGVVTALGSPDTLLITDAHIHASLIDGARLSRSPVAICAHSDLDALARLLRDRTQERAIVVVESIYSVLGDAPDLRRTADLCAKHDAFLVVDEAHGIGVAGNGRGAVHAAGLAAAPHVAVTATLSKSLGSQGGAVLGSPLLREHLVNTARTFIFDTGLAPAAAASAAEACRIVTAEPDRVAEVHRLAAAIAEAAGVPVAPGAVQSIPADSPEQAVAAANRLSEQDILVGCFRPPSVPDGVSRLRLVARAGVDRSRAVHAAHLAAEWSRAASTV